A single window of Streptomyces griseoviridis DNA harbors:
- a CDS encoding aldo/keto reductase → MTSLRTLGSSDLAVFPLALGGNVFGWTADEATSFAVLDAYTAAGGNFLDTADSYTAWIDGNSGGESETIIGKWIAARGNRDDVVIATKVSEHPDYPGLSAANIKAAADASLRRLGTDRIDLYYPHFDKPEVPVAEIIGALDELVRAGKVRQIGASNISAERLQESLDHSDREGLARYVALQPHYNLVSRDTYEGGLQDVAARAGLAAVPYFALASGFLTGKYRPGATVDSARAGKAAAHLETERGRSVLTALDEIAAAHDAEIPTVALAWLAAQPTVAAPIASARTPEQLPALLAVADLTLTRPELDRLTQASSL, encoded by the coding sequence ATGACTTCTCTGCGCACGCTCGGCTCATCCGACCTCGCGGTCTTCCCGCTCGCCCTCGGCGGCAACGTCTTCGGCTGGACGGCCGACGAGGCGACCTCGTTCGCCGTCCTCGACGCCTACACGGCGGCCGGCGGCAACTTCCTCGACACCGCCGACTCGTACACGGCCTGGATCGACGGCAACTCAGGCGGCGAGTCCGAGACCATCATCGGCAAGTGGATCGCCGCCCGCGGCAACCGCGACGACGTCGTCATCGCCACGAAGGTCAGCGAGCACCCCGACTACCCGGGCCTGTCGGCCGCCAACATCAAGGCCGCGGCCGACGCGTCGCTGCGCCGTCTGGGCACCGACCGCATCGACCTCTACTACCCCCACTTCGACAAGCCCGAGGTGCCGGTCGCGGAGATCATCGGCGCGCTCGACGAACTGGTGCGGGCGGGCAAGGTCCGGCAGATCGGGGCCTCCAACATCAGCGCCGAGCGGCTCCAGGAGTCCCTCGACCACTCCGACCGCGAGGGACTCGCCCGGTACGTGGCGCTCCAACCGCACTACAACCTCGTCTCCCGCGACACCTACGAGGGCGGCCTCCAGGACGTCGCCGCGCGCGCCGGCCTCGCCGCCGTCCCCTACTTCGCGCTCGCGTCCGGCTTCCTCACCGGCAAGTACAGGCCCGGCGCGACGGTGGACAGCGCCCGCGCCGGCAAGGCCGCGGCCCACCTGGAGACCGAGCGGGGCCGCAGCGTCCTGACCGCGCTCGACGAGATCGCCGCCGCCCATGACGCCGAGATCCCCACGGTGGCCCTGGCCTGGCTCGCCGCCCAGCCCACGGTGGCGGCCCCGATCGCCTCGGCCCGCACACCGGAGCAGCTTCCCGCGCTCCTCGCGGTGGCCGATCTGACCCTGACGCGGCCGGAGCTGGACCGTCTGACCCAGGCGTCGTCGCTCTGA
- a CDS encoding dihydrofolate reductase family protein: MPHPYVLLSAAVSLDGYLDDTGPERLLLSSPADFDRVDEVRAASDAILVGAGTLRADNPRLLVNSPDRRAARVAEGRPAYPLKVTVSGSGDLDPAANFWHTGGAKVVYTTDKGADRARGLGLAADVVPLGPDLDWRALLTHLRAGYGVERLMVEGGGRVHTQLLQQGLADELQLVVAPLFVGQPHAPRLFGPGGYQAGRLRLLETRRIEDVVLTRYEPTAPGTGPLPAAADHHWLRLACELAALCPPSGTAFSVGAVVVAADGTELARGHSREGGDPVVHAEEAALGKLDPADPRLAGATVYSSLEPCAHRASRPRPCARLILDAGVRRVVTAWREPDTFVTDADGTGLLTARGVEVLVLPEHARHAQEPNAHLRP, encoded by the coding sequence ATGCCCCACCCCTACGTCCTGCTGTCCGCCGCCGTCTCCCTCGACGGCTACCTCGACGACACAGGACCGGAACGCCTGCTGCTCTCCAGCCCCGCGGACTTCGACCGGGTCGACGAGGTCCGCGCCGCCTCCGACGCGATCCTGGTCGGCGCCGGCACCCTCCGCGCCGACAACCCGCGCCTGCTGGTCAACTCGCCCGACCGGCGGGCCGCCCGGGTCGCCGAGGGCCGGCCCGCCTACCCCCTCAAGGTGACCGTCAGCGGCTCGGGCGACCTCGACCCGGCCGCGAACTTCTGGCACACCGGCGGCGCGAAGGTCGTCTACACCACCGACAAGGGCGCCGACCGCGCCCGCGGACTCGGCCTCGCCGCCGACGTCGTCCCGCTCGGCCCCGATCTCGACTGGCGCGCCCTGCTCACCCACCTGCGCGCCGGCTACGGCGTCGAACGGCTGATGGTCGAGGGCGGCGGCCGCGTCCACACCCAGCTCCTCCAGCAGGGCCTCGCCGACGAGCTCCAGCTCGTCGTCGCGCCCCTCTTCGTCGGGCAGCCGCACGCCCCCCGCCTCTTCGGGCCGGGCGGCTACCAGGCAGGGCGGCTGCGCCTGCTGGAGACCCGGCGCATCGAGGACGTCGTCCTGACCCGCTACGAGCCCACCGCCCCCGGCACCGGACCGCTGCCGGCCGCCGCCGACCACCACTGGCTGCGGCTCGCCTGCGAGCTGGCCGCGCTCTGCCCGCCGTCCGGCACCGCGTTCAGCGTCGGCGCGGTGGTCGTCGCGGCCGACGGGACGGAGCTGGCGCGCGGCCACTCCCGGGAGGGCGGCGACCCGGTCGTGCACGCCGAGGAGGCCGCCCTCGGCAAACTCGACCCGGCCGACCCGCGGCTGGCGGGCGCGACCGTCTACTCCAGCCTCGAACCCTGCGCCCACCGCGCCTCCCGCCCCCGGCCGTGCGCCCGCCTGATCCTCGACGCCGGGGTGCGGCGGGTCGTCACGGCGTGGCGGGAGCCGGACACCTTCGTGACGGACGCCGACGGCACCGGCCTCCTCACCGCCCGGGGCGTCGAGGTCCTGGTCCTGCCCGAGCACGCCCGCCACGCCCAGGAGCCCAACGCCCATCTGCGGCCCTGA
- a CDS encoding MFS transporter: MSREQRGPNEKLGTVLALAGISNAGLARRVNDLGAQRGLTLRYDKTSVARWVSKGMVPQGAAPHLIAAAIGQKLGRPVPLHEIGLADADPAPEVGLAFPRDVGQAVRSATELYRLDLAGRKAGSGGIWQSLAGSFAVSAYATPASRWLITPADSSVAREVGPAEGSGAPQKVGHSDVQKLREAAEDARRWDSKYGGGDWRSSMVPECLRVEAAPLLLGAYSDEVGRALFGASAELTRLAGWMAFDTGQQEAAQRYYIQSLRLARAAADVPLGGYVLASMSLQATYRGFGDEGVDLAQAALERNRGLATARTMSFFRLVEARAHARAGDAQAAGTALKAAEGWLERARDGDNDPSWLGFYSYDRFAADAAECYRDLKAPRQVRRFTEHALSKPTEEFVRSHGLRLVVSAVAELESGNLDAACEQGVRAVEVAGRISSARTTEYVKDLLHRLEPYGDEPQVVELRERARPLLMAPA; the protein is encoded by the coding sequence ATGTCCAGGGAGCAACGCGGGCCGAACGAAAAGCTCGGCACCGTTCTCGCCCTCGCGGGAATCAGCAACGCAGGACTCGCGCGTCGCGTCAACGACCTTGGCGCCCAACGCGGGTTGACACTTCGCTACGACAAGACGTCGGTGGCGCGCTGGGTGTCGAAGGGCATGGTGCCGCAGGGTGCCGCCCCTCATCTCATCGCCGCCGCGATCGGCCAGAAGCTGGGCCGCCCTGTGCCGCTCCACGAGATCGGCCTGGCGGACGCCGACCCGGCACCGGAGGTGGGCCTCGCCTTCCCCCGGGACGTCGGGCAGGCGGTGCGCTCCGCGACGGAGCTGTACCGACTCGACCTCGCGGGCCGCAAAGCGGGTTCCGGTGGCATATGGCAGTCGCTGGCCGGCTCCTTCGCGGTCAGCGCGTACGCCACGCCCGCCTCACGCTGGCTGATAACCCCGGCCGACTCCTCGGTCGCGCGCGAGGTGGGGCCCGCCGAGGGCTCCGGCGCACCGCAGAAAGTCGGCCACAGTGATGTGCAGAAACTGCGCGAGGCCGCCGAGGACGCCCGCCGCTGGGACTCCAAGTACGGGGGCGGGGACTGGCGTTCGTCGATGGTCCCCGAGTGCTTACGGGTGGAGGCGGCACCGCTGCTGCTCGGCGCGTACTCGGACGAGGTCGGCCGGGCCCTGTTCGGGGCCAGCGCCGAACTCACCCGCCTCGCGGGCTGGATGGCGTTCGACACCGGCCAACAAGAGGCGGCGCAGCGCTACTACATCCAGTCCCTGCGGCTGGCCCGCGCCGCGGCCGACGTCCCCCTCGGGGGATACGTGCTGGCGTCCATGTCCCTCCAGGCGACCTACCGGGGCTTCGGCGACGAGGGCGTCGACCTCGCGCAGGCCGCGCTGGAACGCAACCGGGGCCTGGCCACCGCCCGCACCATGAGCTTCTTCCGTCTCGTCGAGGCACGCGCCCACGCCCGCGCGGGTGACGCGCAGGCCGCGGGCACCGCGCTGAAGGCCGCCGAGGGGTGGCTCGAGCGGGCCAGGGACGGCGACAACGACCCCTCGTGGCTGGGTTTCTACTCCTACGACCGGTTCGCCGCCGACGCGGCCGAGTGCTACCGCGACCTGAAGGCACCACGCCAGGTACGCCGGTTCACGGAGCACGCGCTGTCGAAGCCGACGGAGGAGTTCGTGCGCTCGCACGGGCTGCGGCTCGTGGTGTCCGCCGTGGCGGAACTGGAGTCCGGGAACCTGGACGCGGCGTGCGAGCAGGGGGTGCGGGCCGTGGAGGTGGCCGGGCGGATCTCGTCCGCGCGCACCACCGAGTACGTCAAGGACCTCCTGCACCGGCTGGAGCCCTACGGCGACGAACCCCAGGTCGTGGAGTTGCGGGAGCGGGCCAGGCCGCTGCTGATGGCGCCGGCGTGA
- the trmB gene encoding tRNA (guanosine(46)-N7)-methyltransferase TrmB, translating to MGGPERPARPEREPHHPARPKGEPRFPDGPQPDPAGSHFERRIRSFQPRRSRVTSGQADALQRLWPAWGLDIDGQRVVDLAELFGNENPVVLEIGFGMGEATARMAAADPATDILAVDVHTPGQGHLLHLAEQHGLTNVRVGNGDAIILLREMLAPDSLDGLRVYFPDPWPKKRHHKRRLIQPEFLDLVATRVRPGGTVHCATDWEPYAEQMLDVLSAHPAFENTRPEGGFTPRPGFRPLTRFEGQGLEKGHVVNDLLFRRVPHHDPSCREPRHDQSPTGG from the coding sequence CTGGGCGGGCCCGAGCGGCCCGCCCGGCCGGAGCGCGAGCCGCACCACCCCGCCAGGCCCAAGGGCGAGCCGCGCTTCCCCGACGGGCCCCAGCCCGATCCCGCCGGTTCGCACTTCGAGCGGCGGATCCGCAGTTTCCAGCCCCGGCGCAGCCGGGTCACCTCGGGGCAGGCCGACGCCCTCCAGCGGCTGTGGCCCGCGTGGGGCCTGGACATCGACGGGCAGCGGGTCGTCGACCTCGCCGAGCTGTTCGGGAACGAGAATCCCGTCGTCCTGGAGATCGGCTTCGGCATGGGCGAGGCCACCGCGCGGATGGCGGCGGCCGACCCGGCGACCGACATCCTCGCCGTGGACGTGCACACGCCGGGCCAGGGCCACCTCCTGCACCTGGCCGAGCAGCACGGCCTGACCAACGTCCGGGTCGGCAACGGCGACGCGATCATCCTGCTCCGCGAGATGCTCGCCCCGGACAGCCTCGACGGCCTGCGCGTCTACTTCCCCGACCCGTGGCCCAAGAAGCGGCACCACAAGCGGCGGCTGATCCAGCCGGAGTTCCTCGACCTGGTCGCGACCCGCGTCCGCCCCGGTGGCACCGTGCACTGCGCCACCGACTGGGAGCCGTACGCGGAGCAGATGCTCGACGTGCTGAGCGCGCACCCGGCGTTCGAGAACACCCGGCCCGAGGGCGGTTTCACGCCGCGTCCCGGGTTCCGGCCGCTGACCCGTTTCGAGGGACAGGGACTGGAGAAGGGTCATGTCGTGAACGACCTGCTCTTTCGCCGCGTTCCGCATCACGACCCGTCGTGCCGCGAACCGCGTCACGACCAGTCGCCCACCGGCGGCTGA
- the lhgO gene encoding L-2-hydroxyglutarate oxidase yields MVQVRSAVAHDCDVLVIGGGIVGLSTAYAITRAAPGTRVIVLEKEPGPARHQTGRNSGVIHSGIYYRPGSLKAAYAVRGAAEMVKFCAEYGIAHAVTGKLIVATERAELPRLHALVQRGRENGIPVRELGGAQIAEYEPEVRGLAAIHVGTTGVCDFVGVARRLADASGAEIRYGSRVVQVDRRPERGVAVRTARGDVVRGRALVNCAGLHCDEVARLTGDDPEMRIVPFRGEYYTLDRPELVRGLVYPVPDPAFPFLGVHLTRGIDGGVHIGPNAVPALAREGYGWGVVRPRELAGTLAWPGTWRMAARHWRYGAGELRRSLSRRAFTEAVRRLLPAVREDDLIRTAAGVRAQAVLRDGTLADDFLIKESPRAIHILNAPSPAATASLPIGREMARRVLALLEEG; encoded by the coding sequence GTGGTGCAGGTGCGGTCGGCGGTCGCCCATGACTGTGACGTGCTCGTGATCGGTGGGGGGATCGTCGGGCTCTCCACCGCCTACGCGATCACCCGTGCCGCGCCGGGCACCAGGGTGATCGTCCTGGAGAAGGAGCCGGGCCCGGCCAGACACCAGACCGGGCGCAACAGCGGGGTGATCCACAGCGGGATCTACTACCGCCCCGGCTCGCTCAAGGCCGCCTACGCGGTCCGGGGCGCGGCCGAGATGGTCAAGTTCTGCGCCGAGTACGGCATCGCGCACGCGGTCACCGGCAAGCTGATCGTGGCGACCGAGCGGGCCGAGCTGCCCCGGCTGCACGCGCTCGTGCAGCGCGGCCGGGAGAACGGCATCCCGGTCCGTGAGCTGGGCGGCGCGCAGATCGCCGAGTACGAGCCCGAGGTGCGGGGGCTCGCCGCCATACACGTCGGCACGACCGGCGTCTGCGACTTCGTCGGGGTCGCCCGCCGGCTCGCCGACGCCTCGGGCGCGGAGATTCGCTACGGGTCCCGGGTGGTCCAGGTCGACCGCCGTCCGGAGCGGGGCGTCGCGGTGCGGACGGCCCGCGGTGACGTGGTGCGCGGCCGCGCCCTGGTCAACTGCGCCGGGCTGCACTGCGACGAGGTGGCCCGCCTCACCGGGGACGACCCGGAGATGCGGATCGTGCCCTTCAGGGGCGAGTACTACACCCTGGACCGGCCGGAGCTGGTGCGGGGCCTGGTCTACCCGGTGCCCGACCCGGCGTTCCCCTTCCTCGGCGTCCACCTCACCCGCGGGATCGACGGCGGCGTCCACATCGGCCCGAACGCGGTGCCCGCGCTCGCCCGCGAGGGCTACGGCTGGGGCGTCGTGCGCCCCCGCGAGCTGGCCGGGACGCTCGCCTGGCCGGGCACCTGGCGCATGGCGGCCAGGCACTGGCGCTACGGCGCGGGCGAGCTGCGCCGCTCCCTGTCCAGACGGGCGTTCACGGAGGCGGTACGGCGGCTGCTGCCTGCGGTGCGCGAGGACGACCTGATCCGCACGGCGGCCGGGGTGCGCGCCCAGGCGGTCCTGCGCGACGGCACCCTCGCGGACGACTTCCTGATCAAGGAGTCCCCCCGCGCGATCCACATCCTGAACGCCCCGTCCCCGGCGGCGACGGCCTCCCTCCCGATCGGCCGCGAGATGGCCCGCCGGGTCCTGGCCCTGCTGGAGGAGGGGTGA
- a CDS encoding M23 family metallopeptidase — translation MASNRPAPTVPTVPVNQAVPGRPAADTFGYGDYRTDEGPWQEWNPTAEALPPVRGRHRVAKQRGGGLARSSTVLGVGVIAAMGAGGMASANTGKPPVSISIPDLPSVGAVFGDDSDAEPVSEGSATALSSLGVATQETTEGARDAGDLLRDRIMAQAESQQVQIDTKAQVTAQEAAARQIADASAKAEKEAAAKAAAAKEKAEAQAAKKAEAERLAALAKQYTLPTSSYTITGTFGQAGSMWSSGYHTGLDFAAPTGTLIKAVHSGTVTEAGWAGSYGYRTILTLDDGTELWFCHQSSINVSVGQKVATGDVIGRVGATGNVTGPHLHLEVHPGGQAEGIDPAAWLRGKGLTP, via the coding sequence GTGGCGTCCAACAGGCCTGCTCCGACTGTGCCGACGGTCCCGGTGAACCAGGCCGTTCCCGGCCGGCCCGCCGCCGACACCTTCGGCTACGGCGACTACCGCACCGACGAGGGCCCCTGGCAGGAGTGGAACCCCACCGCCGAGGCCCTCCCGCCGGTACGCGGCAGGCACCGGGTCGCCAAGCAGCGCGGCGGCGGACTCGCCCGCAGCTCCACGGTCCTCGGCGTCGGGGTCATCGCCGCGATGGGCGCGGGCGGCATGGCCAGCGCCAACACCGGCAAGCCGCCGGTCTCCATCTCGATACCCGACCTGCCCTCCGTGGGCGCCGTCTTCGGCGACGACTCCGACGCGGAACCCGTGTCCGAGGGCTCGGCCACCGCGCTCAGCTCCCTCGGCGTGGCCACCCAGGAGACCACCGAGGGCGCCAGGGACGCGGGCGACCTGCTGCGCGACCGGATCATGGCGCAGGCCGAGAGCCAGCAGGTCCAGATCGACACCAAGGCCCAGGTCACCGCCCAGGAGGCCGCCGCGCGGCAGATCGCCGACGCCTCCGCCAAGGCGGAGAAGGAAGCCGCCGCCAAGGCCGCCGCCGCGAAGGAGAAGGCCGAGGCCCAGGCCGCGAAGAAGGCCGAGGCCGAGCGGCTCGCCGCACTGGCCAAGCAGTACACGCTGCCGACCTCCTCCTACACGATCACCGGCACCTTCGGGCAGGCCGGCTCCATGTGGTCGTCCGGCTACCACACGGGACTCGACTTCGCCGCGCCCACCGGCACCCTCATCAAGGCCGTCCACAGCGGCACGGTCACCGAGGCGGGCTGGGCCGGCTCCTACGGCTACCGCACGATCCTGACCCTCGACGACGGCACCGAGCTGTGGTTCTGCCACCAGTCCTCGATCAACGTCAGCGTCGGCCAGAAGGTCGCCACCGGTGACGTCATCGGACGCGTCGGCGCGACGGGCAACGTCACCGGACCCCACCTCCACCTGGAGGTCCACCCCGGCGGCCAGGCCGAGGGCATCGACCCGGCGGCGTGGCTGCGCGGCAAGGGCCTCACCCCCTGA
- a CDS encoding PP2C family protein-serine/threonine phosphatase — translation MVGGSARLLPILLIVVGFVYDYFTPQQFTASPLFAAAPLVAAPLYSLRGTILTGTASVLAVFVIHLRIGGALHADSLTELATVATVVVLAVFINVLVRRSNARLASQREIAEAAQRAVLPEPAQRIGGFDIAARYEAAQADASIGGDLYAVQDTPHGVRLVVGDVRGKGMGAVGAVAVLIGAFREAAEQETTLEAVAQRLERAFAREGIRREGLEASEGFTTAVLAELPHGDGVVRIVTRGHPPPLLLGQDGTIRPLSPHDHALPFGMGDLGTWPDRVEESEFPSGAILLLYTDGLSEARDERGEFFDPEARLAGRVFADPGTLLATLAQEVRQYTGGGTTDDMALLAVRRP, via the coding sequence GTGGTGGGCGGCTCGGCCCGGCTGCTCCCGATCCTGCTGATCGTCGTCGGGTTCGTCTACGACTACTTCACCCCGCAGCAGTTCACCGCCTCCCCGCTGTTCGCCGCCGCGCCCCTGGTCGCCGCCCCCCTCTACTCGCTGCGCGGCACGATCCTGACCGGCACCGCCTCCGTGCTCGCGGTGTTCGTCATCCACCTGCGGATCGGCGGCGCCCTGCACGCCGACTCCCTGACCGAGCTGGCGACCGTCGCGACCGTCGTCGTGCTGGCCGTCTTCATCAACGTCCTGGTGCGCCGCAGCAACGCCAGGCTCGCCTCCCAGCGCGAGATCGCCGAGGCCGCCCAGCGGGCCGTGCTGCCCGAGCCGGCCCAGCGGATCGGCGGATTCGACATCGCCGCCCGCTACGAGGCCGCGCAGGCCGACGCCTCCATCGGCGGCGACCTCTACGCCGTCCAGGACACCCCGCACGGCGTCCGCCTGGTCGTCGGGGACGTGCGCGGCAAGGGGATGGGCGCGGTGGGCGCCGTCGCCGTCCTGATCGGGGCGTTCCGGGAGGCGGCGGAGCAGGAGACCACCCTGGAGGCGGTGGCGCAGCGGCTGGAGCGGGCGTTCGCCCGGGAGGGCATCAGACGCGAGGGGCTGGAGGCCTCCGAGGGGTTCACCACCGCCGTCCTCGCCGAACTCCCGCACGGCGACGGCGTCGTCCGGATCGTCACCCGGGGCCATCCGCCGCCGCTGCTGCTCGGCCAGGACGGCACAATCCGTCCGCTCTCCCCCCACGACCACGCCCTGCCGTTCGGCATGGGCGATCTCGGCACCTGGCCCGACCGGGTCGAGGAGAGCGAGTTCCCGAGCGGCGCGATCCTGCTGCTGTACACCGACGGGCTGTCCGAGGCGCGGGACGAGCGCGGGGAGTTCTTCGACCCGGAGGCCAGGCTCGCGGGGCGGGTCTTCGCCGACCCGGGCACCCTGCTCGCCACCCTCGCCCAGGAGGTGCGCCAGTACACCGGCGGCGGCACCACGGACGACATGGCGCTGCTCGCCGTCCGCCGCCCTTGA
- a CDS encoding alginate lyase family protein, whose product MAVRSVRRRAAALGAVALLTAAVASCGVTGGGNRTMARALPPDAAFTHPGVLVSKGQLDAVREHVNAGKQPWLGAFLDMRDSKYGSYKYRPQPYESVDCPGGDKAAEPAHGCLEERQDAIAAYTQALLYTVTGKQQHAAKAREIMDAWSAKIKRHTEEDAGLQTAWAGSTWARAAEIVRYAPGAGWPADRVRRFETMLRTAYLPNVTRRVPDYNGNWDLAMTDAAIGIAVFTDDHKGFDTAVSRFRDRVPAYFYLEKDGKVPLTPPGSTMTTPQRLTSYWFKQTTFKDGLAQETCRNFKHVGYSLAATGHIAETAWHQGVDLYDDVKDRLRAALALHARYQLGEPAPGWLCGGRIDRSMGADLEVALNHLEDRLDLPVPEARKLAERDRPSGTDDLFVSWETLTHARNPAD is encoded by the coding sequence GTGGCAGTGAGGTCAGTACGAAGGCGAGCGGCGGCGCTCGGGGCGGTGGCGCTGCTCACGGCTGCCGTCGCCTCCTGCGGCGTCACGGGCGGCGGCAACCGCACCATGGCCCGCGCCCTTCCGCCGGACGCCGCGTTCACCCACCCCGGCGTGCTGGTCAGCAAGGGCCAGCTCGACGCCGTCCGCGAGCACGTCAACGCGGGCAAGCAGCCGTGGCTCGGGGCGTTCCTCGACATGCGGGACAGCAAGTACGGGTCGTACAAGTACCGGCCGCAGCCCTACGAGAGCGTCGACTGCCCCGGCGGCGACAAGGCGGCCGAGCCCGCGCACGGCTGCCTCGAGGAACGCCAGGACGCCATCGCCGCCTACACCCAGGCCCTGCTCTACACCGTCACGGGCAAGCAGCAGCACGCGGCCAAGGCGCGGGAGATCATGGACGCCTGGTCGGCGAAGATCAAGCGGCACACCGAGGAGGACGCCGGCCTCCAGACCGCGTGGGCCGGCTCCACCTGGGCGCGGGCCGCCGAGATCGTCCGGTACGCGCCCGGCGCCGGCTGGCCCGCCGACCGGGTCAGACGGTTCGAGACGATGCTGCGCACCGCCTACCTCCCGAACGTCACCCGCCGGGTGCCCGACTACAACGGCAACTGGGACCTCGCGATGACGGACGCGGCCATCGGCATCGCCGTCTTCACCGACGACCACAAGGGCTTCGACACCGCCGTGAGCCGGTTCCGCGACCGGGTGCCCGCCTACTTCTACCTGGAGAAGGACGGCAAGGTCCCGCTCACCCCGCCCGGCTCCACGATGACCACCCCGCAGCGACTCACGTCGTACTGGTTCAAGCAGACGACGTTCAAGGACGGCCTGGCGCAGGAGACCTGCCGCAACTTCAAGCACGTCGGCTACTCGCTCGCCGCCACCGGCCACATCGCCGAGACCGCCTGGCACCAGGGCGTCGACCTCTACGACGACGTCAAGGACCGGCTGCGGGCCGCGCTTGCCCTGCACGCCCGCTACCAGCTCGGCGAGCCCGCCCCCGGCTGGCTCTGCGGCGGGAGGATCGACCGCAGCATGGGCGCGGACCTGGAGGTCGCCCTCAACCACCTGGAGGACCGGCTCGACCTGCCCGTGCCGGAGGCCCGCAAGCTCGCCGAGCGCGACCGCCCCTCCGGCACCGACGACCTCTTCGTCTCCTGGGAGACCCTCACCCACGCCCGCAACCCCGCCGACTGA
- a CDS encoding PrsW family intramembrane metalloprotease, producing MAAFPPYPTHPPHPGGAPGGVLGHAHWWQRRWVRYGALVTLLALSGLVILGLVRRQTGSEGFLVGLGLAVLPVPLLIAAFRWLDRVAPGPWRNLLFAFAWGACAAALIAIVANSFATRWIATATADPSGADTLGATVIAPVVEESAKAAAVLLVFLFRRRDFTGIVDGVVIAGVTATGFAFTENILYLGNAFGTDQLTGGSGFVSVTAATFFVRVVMSPFAHPLFTVLTGIGFGVAAMSADHQRVRRTLLPPAGLLLAMGMHALWNGSSTFGTYGFFAVYAAFMVPAFGLLTWLVIWTRQRELRTVREELPAYAAAGWLSAPEPYALGSMRARRTARDAAARHLGKEAGRTVAEYEAYATSLAFLRHRGRMGRAGADFVVRERELLHELWHRRDTARPALEHAARVTAPAGPAQPPAYGHGYGYGYGYGYQPYAGPPYPGQPYAPPSPAHPTAAYDPYRPYRP from the coding sequence GTGGCCGCCTTCCCCCCGTACCCGACGCATCCGCCGCACCCGGGTGGTGCGCCCGGCGGAGTGCTCGGGCACGCGCACTGGTGGCAGCGCCGATGGGTGCGCTACGGCGCGCTCGTCACCCTGCTCGCGCTCTCGGGGCTGGTCATCCTGGGCCTGGTGCGCAGGCAGACCGGCAGCGAGGGGTTCCTGGTCGGGCTGGGGCTCGCGGTGCTGCCCGTCCCGCTGCTGATCGCCGCGTTCCGCTGGCTCGACCGGGTCGCCCCGGGCCCCTGGCGCAATCTGCTGTTCGCGTTCGCGTGGGGCGCCTGCGCGGCGGCGCTGATAGCGATCGTCGCCAACAGTTTCGCGACCCGCTGGATCGCGACGGCCACCGCGGACCCGTCGGGCGCCGACACCCTCGGGGCGACGGTGATAGCTCCCGTCGTCGAGGAGTCCGCGAAGGCCGCGGCGGTCCTGCTGGTCTTCCTGTTCAGGCGCCGGGACTTCACCGGGATCGTCGACGGCGTGGTGATAGCGGGCGTCACGGCGACCGGGTTCGCCTTCACCGAGAACATCCTCTACCTCGGCAACGCGTTCGGCACCGACCAGCTCACCGGCGGCAGCGGCTTCGTGTCGGTGACGGCGGCGACGTTCTTCGTGCGGGTCGTGATGTCGCCGTTCGCGCACCCCCTCTTCACCGTCCTGACCGGCATCGGCTTCGGTGTCGCCGCGATGAGCGCCGACCATCAGCGGGTGCGGCGGACGCTGCTGCCGCCGGCCGGGCTGCTGCTCGCGATGGGCATGCACGCGCTGTGGAACGGCTCCTCGACGTTCGGCACGTACGGGTTCTTCGCCGTGTACGCCGCGTTCATGGTGCCCGCGTTCGGGCTGCTGACCTGGCTGGTGATCTGGACCAGGCAGCGGGAGCTGCGCACGGTGCGCGAGGAGCTGCCCGCGTACGCGGCGGCCGGCTGGCTCAGCGCGCCCGAGCCGTACGCGCTCGGCTCGATGCGGGCCCGCCGGACGGCCCGTGACGCCGCCGCCCGCCACCTGGGCAAGGAGGCGGGCCGCACGGTCGCCGAGTACGAGGCGTACGCGACGTCCCTGGCGTTCCTGCGGCACCGGGGCCGCATGGGCAGGGCGGGCGCCGACTTCGTCGTCAGGGAGCGGGAGTTGCTGCACGAGCTGTGGCACCGCCGCGACACCGCGCGCCCCGCCCTGGAGCACGCGGCCCGTGTGACGGCCCCCGCGGGCCCGGCCCAGCCGCCCGCCTACGGACACGGCTACGGGTACGGGTACGGGTACGGGTATCAGCCATATGCGGGGCCGCCGTACCCGGGCCAGCCGTACGCGCCCCCGTCCCCCGCCCACCCGACGGCGGCGTACGACCCGTACCGGCCGTACCGGCCCTGA